One part of the Mycolicibacterium aromaticivorans JS19b1 = JCM 16368 genome encodes these proteins:
- a CDS encoding NADPH:quinone oxidoreductase family protein translates to MRAWQVHAPGEPEAVLRLVEREVPDPGPGQVRVRVAAAGIGLPDVLMCRGTYPLTPAVPFTPGQELAGTVTAVGPGVDVPLGSRVMGVSDFMNGNGSFAEEALAQETSVVPAPATLDDCAAAGFWIPNVTAWTGLVDRGQLRTGQCLAVLGAAGSSGIAAVQLGNALGATVIAVVGDQTRAEFCRSFGAGHVVVARGDAADDGRPLARALREITDWQGVDMIFDPVGGAQGSNAMGALARGGRHLAVGFASGSWPTVDVQMMAVTNTSLVGVLAAPESREHTEFVLRGLTDLLDRGAIHDTVRTRWPFADAPAALTRVAGRSQPGKCVLVV, encoded by the coding sequence ATGAGAGCTTGGCAGGTGCACGCCCCCGGTGAGCCCGAGGCTGTCTTGCGGTTGGTGGAGCGCGAGGTGCCCGACCCCGGGCCCGGACAGGTGCGGGTCCGCGTCGCGGCGGCCGGAATCGGGCTGCCCGACGTCCTGATGTGCCGCGGCACCTACCCGCTCACCCCTGCCGTCCCCTTCACCCCCGGCCAGGAGCTGGCTGGCACGGTCACCGCGGTCGGTCCCGGGGTCGACGTCCCGCTCGGCTCCCGGGTCATGGGCGTCAGCGATTTCATGAACGGCAACGGCTCGTTCGCCGAGGAAGCATTGGCGCAGGAGACGTCGGTCGTCCCGGCGCCCGCGACACTCGACGACTGCGCCGCCGCCGGCTTCTGGATCCCCAACGTCACCGCGTGGACCGGCTTGGTCGATCGCGGGCAGCTGAGAACCGGGCAATGTCTGGCGGTGCTCGGTGCAGCCGGTAGCAGCGGCATCGCGGCCGTCCAACTCGGTAATGCATTGGGAGCCACAGTGATTGCGGTGGTCGGCGACCAGACCCGTGCCGAATTCTGCCGGTCGTTCGGCGCGGGCCACGTCGTGGTGGCCAGAGGCGACGCCGCCGACGACGGCCGTCCCCTGGCTCGGGCCTTGCGGGAGATCACCGACTGGCAGGGCGTCGACATGATCTTCGACCCGGTCGGCGGGGCTCAGGGCAGCAATGCAATGGGTGCGCTGGCCCGCGGCGGCCGACACCTCGCCGTCGGTTTCGCCAGCGGCAGTTGGCCGACGGTCGACGTCCAGATGATGGCGGTCACCAACACCTCACTGGTGGGTGTTCTCGCCGCCCCGGAGTCGCGCGAACACACCGAGTTCGTGCTGCGCGGTCTCACCGACCTCCTCGACCGCGGCGCCATCCACGACACCGTCCGGACTCGGTGGCCTTTCGCCGACGCTCCCGCGGCGCTCACGCGGGTTGCCGGCCGCAGTCAACCGGGCAAGTGCGTCCTTGTCGTGTGA
- a CDS encoding DUF2127 domain-containing protein has translation MATSKQQRKAANSPRGINRWELFTCARRGHVTYAPDDAALAERLSGTTGLGEVWRCLRCGEFVIGPPHGRGPADHAPLILRGSALRQAIIVRALAVERWVRALLIALAAWAVWQFRGARGSIQAAVERDLPLLRASGIRVDQMTAVHELEKALATKPSTLMLVFVALLVYALLELIEGVGLWLLSRWGEYFAVVATSIFLPLEVYDLLVKGVTFTRGGAFVINVAAVIYLLVSKRLFGLRGGREAYDEERRGEQLLDVERCALA, from the coding sequence GTGGCGACATCGAAGCAGCAGCGCAAGGCTGCGAACTCACCCCGCGGCATCAACCGCTGGGAACTGTTCACCTGTGCGCGGCGGGGACACGTCACCTATGCACCTGACGACGCCGCCCTCGCCGAGCGGTTGAGTGGGACGACCGGGCTGGGCGAAGTGTGGCGTTGCCTGCGGTGCGGAGAGTTCGTCATCGGACCTCCCCATGGCCGCGGCCCCGCCGACCACGCCCCGCTGATCCTTCGTGGCAGCGCGTTGCGGCAGGCGATCATCGTGCGGGCGCTGGCGGTGGAGCGGTGGGTACGGGCGCTGCTGATCGCGCTTGCCGCGTGGGCGGTATGGCAGTTCCGTGGCGCGCGGGGCTCGATCCAAGCCGCCGTCGAACGCGACCTGCCATTGCTGCGGGCGTCGGGAATCAGAGTCGACCAGATGACCGCCGTGCACGAGTTGGAGAAGGCGCTGGCCACCAAACCCAGCACGTTGATGCTGGTGTTCGTCGCGCTGCTGGTCTACGCGCTGCTGGAGCTGATCGAGGGTGTCGGTTTGTGGCTGCTGTCGCGCTGGGGTGAATACTTCGCCGTGGTCGCGACGTCGATCTTCCTGCCGCTGGAGGTCTACGACCTCCTGGTCAAGGGGGTCACATTCACCCGAGGCGGAGCGTTCGTCATCAACGTCGCCGCGGTCATCTATCTGTTGGTGTCCAAGCGATTGTTCGGCCTGCGCGGTGGCCGCGAGGCCTATGACGAGGAACGGCGCGGCGAGCAGTTGCTCGACGTCGAAAGGTGTGCCCTGGCCTGA